TGAGAAATCTCAACATAATTTGGGGAACTTCATGCCTTTCAGTGGCAATTGATCAAGAATCAGAAGTGGGATCAtgagaggaaagagaggagTGTATTTTATAGATCGATTTCCATTGAGAAATCTCAACGCAGTTCGGAGAACTTCATGCTTTTCATTGGCGATTGATTGAGAATCAGAAGTAGGATTAtgagaggaaagagaggagTGCATTTCGTAGATCGATTTCCAAGGTCTTGCCGAAGTCCGGCGGTAGTGAAACTCCTTTTCCATTGAGTTCTGAAAGAAGAGGCGAACCCCCATCTGGGAGTCCTCTCCCATCTCaactctttttatttatttatttatttgggcCTCTTTTAGTGATGGGCCAGGCCAAAAAAGCTGGGCCTTACGGATTTCATTGGATAGTGTTCATCATGATTTGGAAGCACCAGGTCTGTGAACAAGGCAAGCCATGAGAGGATAAATCTATTGAAATTTCCACAGGGATTCCCTTAATGATCACATGTCCTTGGGTATATATCTAATGAAATTTCGACGCAGCGATGAGAGGTAATTACCCGGATCAGAATAAAATGGCAAATAGCGATAAGAGGTAATTACATGGACTGCAGTAAGTGGCAATAGCCATGAGAAGTACACAAATGGATTACAGGAGAATGGCACGTAGCCATTGTTagagttttaattttaaaaaagtttaaattttttcttatcctctaaattttagttggtttaaatatttttttttggtacaagttggtttaaatgttttaaaatataattttataggGCACCTCATTTAGAAGAGCTGCGTCTCTTCGGAAGAGAATATTGGTTTCCAAAACGATATGGTATTTCTGAAATATTATATAGCTTTATAAATCATTGTTTCTGTTTGGTCATCTAAatagagtctataaataggCTCTGGGTCCAGCATCTTGGATCCTCAAATCCGCTCTCActtatttttttgtcttttctatTTTCTCTGCCTCTAGAGAGAGATTGAGATAGaaaatttttctcttcttcatcttttgaAGGAGTTATTCAGGTCAAGCCTTCATCTCCCCAGCGATCGTGCTTGTTAGAGGAAATTCGGGCTGAGCTGAGTTGTTGTACTTAAGGACAAGATTACTGCATGTAGGAGTCGAATCATGTTCATAAGCTTTCTAccaattgattttcaaaaaagaattgtagacaaagaattttatttatatttattattttagatCACACGTAGCAAGTTTTAGgtgcatcatattttcagaaataatgactGTGATCGGTTCCTTAGAACTTCCAGTCGATATTATGCTCTCCACAATTTCCAGCCTTGGGTTATTTGATTATGCAGAGCCCAGTCAAGCCCACACACCAACCAACACTTTGTCAGGGAATAGGGATTACAAATTCAAAATGGTCCATGGGATGTGGAGCCTCTAAGCTGGCAATAGACCAGCCAATGAACCTAAATCTGGTAGGCCACCCTAAATTACATGTATGCAAAACACTGATCGAACTATGAAACCAATCCGAATTGATTTTTTTGGTTTAGTTTATATCATTCTTTTAATAAATTTCATTTGCTGTCGATCTGAGAAAggtttgaattaaaaaaatttggtttgattttgatttgagcttttaaaatatattggttcaaacCGGCCCGACCcaatctcatatatatatatatatatatatatatatatatatatatatatatatatatatatataatttttttattttttaatataaaattaaaattttatgtttaaatttagtcCAACCTATTTAGCGTAACCCATTGAACGTCAACAACCTAATAAACTGAATAGAACCAAATCTTTTGGATCGCTATAAAATGGTTTTAGGAGATGATCGGTCCAGTTTTGATTTGGTTTAGGAAACAAGTATATCTATGGATCTGACCTGATCCTTGCACATTTCTGCCACCTAAGATGCATGCACGGCAACTTTTAGAGCTAGAATTGTTTGCGACTTTAAGAGGGCTTGGGTGTGCACGGATTTAAGAATAATAGTCAATCCAAGTACCTCACAAATGGAACTTTTGACCTTTTATTAGGTGCAATTAATGGTGATGCAGTGGTTCGAATTTCTTGCATCAAAGTAATTTTTGTGGTCACTTATTTGCATGCATAAATTTCCAAGAGTGCTCATGATATGGTTCATGAAACCATGATAAGTAGGTGTGAAATGCACACATCACATGAATTTGTATAATTTAGGTACTAGGCATTTCAATGTCTTAATTATAAGGCTGAGTCCTGCGGGATATATGTCCGTCTCATGGGGCTACGGCCGTTTGTGTCATGCCTGGCTCGTCCGGAATAGAAAATTTTTTGTTGTGATGGTTATTAAATAGAAAATTTCTTGATGTTTTTTGTTGGATTCATTTAATTTGGGCATCTCGGGAGGCGGATAAGTTCTACAGGATCATTTAATTCCATTTTTTGCTTGCCTAGCTCGTGTGCAGCTTGAGAATTTAATTTCTCTTGCTCTTGCATGTGCTACGGCCAGGTATAAACTGAGGCTAGGAAAAgtgtttaaattttttgaagTTGATGAAATAACTAAAACGAGGAGTCGTTCATCAACAATATATGTTATTGCTTATGCAAACTGTTTGGTATTGTTTGCTTATTCAAATAGAACGGTACAAATAATTGCGTCCAAATTTTCCATCAAAAAGCTTGTACGCAGTTTTCTAGTTGTTGTTGTCCATCCAGAATTGGGCCTGGAGCCAGTCCACGGTCTTCTTGTCCAATTGAAAGGCCTTGGCAAGAACATAATCAGAGATTGGTGGCTTCGCTCCAAAGACTGCATTGGCTATGGTGATCACGCCAGGGTTCTGACTGCTGAGACCGGCAATAGCAACAGCATTTGTCTTCCCATAGTTGAATTGGAAATGGATGAGGCCTTGAGGAAATACGAACACATCGCCCTTGTTGAGGACCTTAGTGAAGAGCTGGTTGTTGGGGTTATTAGATGTGACGAAGCCGACATGGAGGGTGCCTTCCAACACCGTAAGGATCTCGGTTCCCCTTGGGTGGATGTGAGGAGGGTTGACTCCATAGGGTGCAAAGTCCAGGCGAGCTAGCGAGATGCCAAGCGTGTTGAGCCCAGGAATTTGGTTCACGTTGACTTGAGTCACATTAGACCCTAGTTTGTTCCCTGTGTCGCGGGGCTTGTCAAGGCCAGAGAAGAAGAAGTCTTCGGCTTTGGCAAGCTTCGGGTCCTTGCAGACGAACCCATTTACAAGCACTGCATGAACAATTGCAAGGAAGAGGTAAGTATATATAACGACATATGATAAAAACTCATCATTAGTATCTTTGAAGTTGGGTTGACAGCTGGTAACTTCAGGAAAATTACACACCATGCAATGCTAATTACATATTTAATTAGCAACTAATAACAAGGTAGATGTCGTGAATAGGAGTACCATCTGATTTAAGATCAGCAACACAGAAGTCCTGGAGTTGACTAGGATCAGAAGCAATGGCATGAGATGAAGCCAGAGCAAGGAGAGCAAGGAAGAGGAAACGGGCAGCCATCTATTCTCTCTTAATTTCTAGCTAGCAGAAGAATAGCCAAGGGATTTGGAGCAAGGTGTTATGGGAGgagttgatatatatatatatagaaggaGCGTGGGACTAGGCCTTTGATAAGGCTTGATTTAGTCATGCGACTACGTAAAAGGAAGAAGAGTAAACCATGTTAGATAAATTGCATGCCATGGTTCTCTAATGTTTGTCCAAGTGTTTGTTGTTGTCTCAGTAAAAGTTTGACGAAGTATCGCTGATGACGTCTGTGGCGAGACAATTAGGAAGAAGCAGTCcagagaaaggaaaaggagaGATTATAGCTTCAAGTAAACCATCCAGACATAGATCATGGTTTCTCTTACTCcctattattataatttttttaatatcagtTGCGGTTTCTTTCAACAATATACTTGGAGTTGTTGGAGACTGCCTGAGAGGAATCGACGCCGTCCATGGCAAACGATTCTCCAACCGTGCTTTTGATCGCGTCTCACCGAGAAATCAGCAGTTCGTTTACTATGTCATACAAATGCGTTTTCTGAAAATGAGTAACGATGTGATTTGAGGAAGACAATAGATTGCTAAGGGAGCGGCGGAAGCCACCTAACTGGTTCAAATAGCGAATACGACGACGACGACACCTTGCAAAAACTGCATTAGTCCATTAATTACATCAAATGAAACAGTTATTATAATATCAAAATCTAAAAGCCTAGGTGTTACATCCGGCCCGATTGATATTACGCATCTTGTGACtttgaaagaaaaagggaagatacGATGTGAGCTTTACAACCCAGTAAGAATCTTCCACGCATGCACACCAGCATGAATATGGAGAATGCTGTTTAGCACATGTAAAGATGCTTGGAAATAGTAAAATTTGCACAGCAACGGACTAACAAATGAATAATGCTTAACATATCTACTGGTTATATTTATGGAACACACAAATAAGCCATACTAGCATACAATTCAAGTTTAATCAAATAGCAATTCAATTACTTGCACATCACCACGAATGAGAGTCTCGACATAGATGTCATATATCAATATTGCTCTGTGTAAATACGTCACATATTATCCAACTAGCATTTTTATTCAACAGTAAGGCAGCGAGGTTACTTACCATTATCCGGTTAACAAAGCTCAGATTCCGACAACATTATCGTTATGGTACTGAACTAGTCCGCTCATGCTCTAGCCTGTGGCAGGTCAAAACACACACCATGTTTTTGCCCACGGCCGGCAACCACAATTTCGTATCTCAACCACAGTTGATATCACAAACACATCATTTCACACGTGTTGCCTAGTCTAGTTGCTTCTCTTTTTTCTCGTCTTATAGTTATGCAAAAATTAAACACAAGTTaatatcttgatctaatttcaaCATTCGATTAGatgatattaaattattttattttaatatcaagCGGTTAgctcatattattattttattttcattccGAACTGCAGGAGGCCTAGATTTATAGGATAAattaagaatttttgagatagtAATAATGAGGCTTTTGTATTTAACGAGAGATATCTGAAACCTGTATTTTCGACTATTCTACTTATTAGTTGCTAATGAAATATTTTACTTAACTTAAATTCTTATATTCTATTAGTGAGTGTTTTTGTTTGGATTATCGGGCACTGCATACCTTTGCAGGGTTGCTTCCTAGGGTAATACGTGGCTGTACCCTGTGCAAAGCCCAAATGACGGGTTTGGGGCAGGTAGTTCTTTACAACTTGAGGAGGGCTCATGTGCGCACGGATTAAGAGTTAACAGTGAATCCAAAGTACCTTGCAAATAGATCTCATGACCTTATTATAGTTAGTTCAATGGCGACACAGTGGTCCTAGCTTCTTGCATCAATGTAATTGTTATGCGCTCTTAATTACTTGCATAAAGTTCCAAGCTTTTTCACGATATGATTCATCTAACCATGATTAGTAGGTTCACATGAATTTGTATAATTTAGGTATTAGGCATGTCATGTCTCATGAGGCTAAGTCCTACGTACGGGACATATGTGCCACTCATGGAGCTACGGCCCTTTGTTGTCATGCGTGGCTCATCGGAAatggaaaatttcttgataatttATTGGTGGATTTGTGTAATCCGGATACTTTTGTGTTGGATGTTAAATAGAAAATTTCTTGTTGTGATGGTTATTAAATAGAAAATTTCTTGGTATTTTTTGTTGGATAAATTTAATTCGGGCATCTTGGGAGGTGGATAAGTTCTACAGGATCATTTAATTCCATTTTTTGCTTGCCCAGCTCGTGTGCAGcttcaaaatttaatttctcTTGCTCTTGCATGTGTTACAGCCAGGTATAAACTGAGGCTTGGAAAAGTGTTTAAAGTTTTTGAAGTTGATGAAATAACTAAAACGAGGAGTCCTTCATCAACAATATATATTATTGCTTATGCAAACTGATTGGTATTGTTTGCTTATTCAAATAGAACAGTACAAATAATTGCGTCCAAATTTTCCATCAAGAAGCTTGTATGCAGTTTTCTAGTTGTTGTTGTCCATCCAGAATTGGGCCTGGAGCCAGTCCACAGTCTTTTTGTCCAATTGAAAGGCCTTGGCAAGAACATAATCAGAGATTGGTGGCTTCGCTCCAAAGACTGCATTGGCTATGGTGATCACGCCAGGGTTCTGGCTGCTTAGAGCGGCAATAGCGACAGCATTTGTCTTCCCATAGTTGAATTGGAAATGGATGAGGCCTTGAGGAAATACGAACACATCGCCCTTGTTGAGGACCTTAGTGAAGAGCTGGTTGTTGGGGTTATTAGAAGTAACGAAGCCGACATGGAGAGTGCCTTCCAACACCGTAAGGATCTCGGTTCCCCTTGGGTGGATGTGAGGAGGGTTGACTCCATAGGGTGCAAAGTCCAGGCGAGCCAGCGAGATGCCAAGGGTGTTGAGCCCAGGAATTTGGTTCACGTTGACTTGAGTCACATTAGACCCTAGTTTGTTCCCTGTGTCGCGGGGCTTGTCGAGGCCAGAGAAGAAGAAGTCTTCGGCTTTGGCAAGCTTCGGGTCCTTGCAGACGAACCCATTTACAAGCACTGCATGAACAATTGCAAGGAAGAGGTAAGTATATATAACGACATATGATAAAAACTCATCATTAGTATCTTTGAAGTTGGGTTGACAGCTGGTAACTTCAGGAAAATTACACACCGTGCATGCTAATTACATATTTAGCAACTAATAACTAATAATAAGGTAGATGTTGTGAATAGGAGTACCATTTGATTCAAGATCAGCAACACAGAAGTCCTGGAGTTGACTAGGATCAGAAGCAATGGCATGAGATGAAGCCAGAGCAAGGAGAGCAAGGAAGAGGAAATGGGCAGCCATCTATGCTCTCTTAATTTCTAGCTAGCAGAAGAATGGCCAAGGGATTTGGAGCAAGGTGTTATGGGAggagtttatatatatatagaaggaGCGTGGGACTAGGCCTTTGATAAGGCTTGATTTAGTCATGCGACTTCGTAAAAGGAAGAAGAGTAAACCATGTTAGATAAATTGCATGCCATGGTTCTCTAATGTTTGTCCATGTGTTTGTTGTTGTCCCAGTAAAGGTTTGACGATGTATCGCTGATGACGTATGTGGTGAGACAATTAGGAAGAAGCAGTCcagagaaaggaaaaggagaGATTATAGCTAGCTTCAAGTAAACCATCCAGACATAGATCATGATTTCTCTTACTCCCTGTTATTATACTTTTTTAATATCAGTTGTGGTCTTCTTTCAACAAATATACTTGGAGAGTTGGGAGTTGTTGGAGACTGCCTGAGAGGAATGGACGCCGTCCATGGCAAACGTTTCTCCAACCGTGGTTTTGATCGCATCTCACCAAGAAATCACCAGTTCGTTTACCATGTCATACAACTGCGTTTTCTGAAAACGAGTAACGATGTGATTTGAGGAAGACAATAGATTTCTAAGGGAGCAGCGGAAGCCACCTAACAAGTTGATCGAAATAGCGATCCCGAGCCCCGAGCCTCGAGCCCGAGGCACGGCAGACGCCCCgagccccgagcccgaggcgcggcagatgccgcacgcccgcacggcgggccgcgcaagcatgcaaggcatcggaACATATCGGAGCAGATACAGATGCTCAaaaatgacataattatttaagttgGTCCAAAGcaatcttacaaaatttcaaaatagcatatgccaacataattcaaatgttcaGACTAATCTAAAATGCTAATAACTGGAGGAATAATAGCgcaaatctaacgcactccccaatcccatgcgatcaagcctctggatctgaaaaacagataaaataaaatgagctacactagcccagtaagcaacaaaataccctaaagtggggtcagagcatatcaggccaaaatataggataatgactggaataaatcataaataacattgttttaccgttttcaaaacttattatcattttttcaaaaactctgataccagaatctcaacataataggctacagccacgtaacccagtggcatgggtcgcacaaggtgccaaatccactatatttattCACCGATGGCggccggtgttgcacaaaagtgccaaatccactatatttatccaccgatggcagccggtgtccagaaaccactattctaatcaccggtggcgcggtgtcgaaaccggttcctcacaggttacaagtcgacaggtccaacgtataatccccattggcggggccagaatagAACAGaatagatcatagccatgctgagaatccatatatataaaaatagatttcataaactgtacagtcatatttcacggatttcagagcatataacatgattttcaaataaaatttaacatgtcagacccattttactaaatacaaaacatatttcaaaatttaatccagtaataattattttaccaaataatttaggAAAAaagcactttgaagcattaagttacttacctcttctcgcttaatccctacttcagataggcggatcaagttcacctgtttaaatttaattaattcctcgttaatttcagaactaagcaaaacccaaaaataatactattggacatagcccaacagggcccagagttggcccataatgggcatggcccgatagggcccatatcggacacggtccaatgggcccgcatagatccagctaaatagggcccccaaggttggcttctaattggttcatttatgtaataaaatttattgcagggactaatacttaattacagggtactaTTCTATAAAGCTTGAGTggactaaataaatatagttgggaacctttatgtaataaatctttcctatagggatcaaatacaaattacagaaggccctttttttttttgaaataatatactgccaagggcttaactgcaaaactCCATTTAgtggccaaatgggttcggatttcgggttccgggtttcgggttcgggttcaagTTCCGAGCTCGGGTCTGAACTGGATTTCGGATTTTGGGTCCCGGGTTCGGGTTCAGAATAGTTTTCGGGTTTGGACTGAGTTTCAGATTTGGACTGGGCCCACAAAAGGGTACGACCCAAATAGGGCCCGAACTAGGCTGAACTAGGCCCGAATTGGGCCCACAAATGAGACTAGGCATCATATTTTCTCACAGTTGATCCTCATTTCTTACACGTTCTGCTCTCCCGTTAAATGAGACTAGGCATCATATTTTCTCACAGTTGATGTCTCTGAGGATCAACAGAGAAAACATAAAAGCAATAATACTCAAGATCTGTACAGGCATTCTAGCACAAAAGAATATTGCTATGATAATAATTATTAGTGAATACATCCTAGTAGAAAATCAAAGCAAGGTTATGAGTTTAACCTAGTTGAATAATGCGCAAAAAACTTATTAGATCTAATGTTAATGTTGAACAAACTTTTGCAGTCAAGAGCCCATGATGCCTTTCCAACTGCAGGTTACTTGGGAAGCTTGGATCAAACAACCACCATAGAGAAGATTATTTTGTTTTCGAGCAATTAAAGGAAAAGTCCAGCTGAATCCAGATTGATCATTGTGGCATTCTCCTGTTAATGTGGATACGTGCTTGTTACCGTAACTAAGTCTATAAAAAAAAGCCTAATTGACTTCGTCAACATTTGATTAAAATTATCGAAAGAAAACATTGCAAATTTATTTTACTACACATTGCAAGAAATCAGTACAAGAAACTTGACCAGATCTTCAATTCCGTTACCGTTAGGAGATAGAAGGAACTGTAAATACATTTACATTGTGTGTGAAGTTTCTTTTGATAGCTTTTCCTTGTTTTCATTCTCTCTCATTTTAGAGCATTCATGAGTGTTGCAAGCTGAAAACTGATGTAGTTAAAGAAAGTAACTTTATGAATATATCTAATTTGTACTTGCTCCTTGTAGTTTCTTTTCAACTAGCTGGTGATGGAGtcatttatatgatatttaATGTTGCTTTCTTCTTGAGAACATGATTTTGAATTAAATATTCTGGCAGAACTTTTCCTGCCTGTCTAGCTACTATCTCTGCTTTAACTATCATAGCTGGTATCCCAGTAGTTTAGGATACCAGCTATGAGTTTTTTTTAAGAGCTACAACATTGGCATCTCAAATAATGAGACTTTAGAGCATCATGAAATACGAAAATACATGCTCTTCTGAGAAGCATTATCTTCATTCCAGACAACATATTCGGACATTTAAACATATCAACAACTTGCAAGGATAAGAAATCAAACAGTAGGTGAGTTGATGTTTCTCGAACTGGTTGTTGTTGACAttcttaaataaatttcatGTGTTCATGCTTGTGTTGGTACATCCACAGGGATTGTAGGTGAAGAGCCCTCTCTTTCACCCCTTTCACCGATACTGTTATCTGCAAACTTTAAGCTTGCTGAGTGGTAACCTTTCTCTTTCTCATTCTCATTCCATTCAGCTGCATAATATACTTCTTCTGTTGCATTTGGTTTCGGGCCTTAATTACATGTGGACCTTTAATTACAAGTGGACCCCATTTGGGAAATAAATCCGCACGATGGGTAGGGTGCAGCACATGAACATTAATTACATTAATTACTTTGCATTTTACTTAATTTtgtttgtcttttttttaaaaactgcagttcaatcggtattctaatagaatggacaaaagttggataaataagttaaGATCTAGTGCTGAATATTTGGATGGAGTTCGGAATTTCATTAAGTTTGCCtttgagaaatctaatatgaacggaaagattttatgtccatgtcaaaaatgtgtaaacGGTTTtgctcttgatccaaaaattattgaagaacatttggtatggaatgGTTTTCTAAAGGGTTATACTGAATGGGTACTCCATGGAGAGTTCATACCTTCATGTAACCAACCATCCGATCTAGAAAACACCTTCAATTTTGGATGTAGTGACACGGAACAAAATTCTGTagaagaagatgatataaggggcCTACTTAGAGATGCTCTTGGACATAGTATCAGAACTGTAGCAGAAGATGAGCGTGCAGTTATTGATCAGTTCATGCATGTTGAGGAACCTATACATTCTGATGACACATCTCATTATGATAACTTGGTGAAAGATTGTGATCAAGAACTGTATccgggttgtaagaattttacgaagatttcttttcttctgcatttattacatttgaaatatttgaatgggtggtccagcaagtcttttaccatgcttcttcaattattaaaggatgcatttccggaaggtgttactttgccatcatcttcatatgaagccaaaaaactgATAAAAGAGTTGGATCTTGGATATGAGAAGATACACAGTTGTCCGAATGACTGCATTTTATATCGTGGTGAAAATAAGAACCAAGAGTCGTGCCGAATATGTGGAACTTCATGATGGAAAAAACATAAAGAAGACGAGAATGATTCGTTGACTGAAAAGGATGCTGCACCAACTAAGAAAAAATCGGCTAAAATTTTGAGGTATTTTCCTCTTATACCAAGATTGAAAAGGATGTTTGCATCACCGAAGACGGCTTCCTCGATGAGATGGCATGACGAAGGCCGTACAAAGGATGGAATGTTACGACACCCAGCGGATAGTCCcgcatggaaagcatttgatgataggcatcccgaatttgcttctgatgttcgCAGTGTTAGGCTAGGTTTAGCTACTGATGGGTTTAATCCATTCCGAACGATGAGCTCAACATACAGCACTTGGTCGGTTGTTTTGATTTCATATAATTTGCcaccatggatgtgtatgaaacagtCTTCAGTAATTCTATCAATGGTTATTCCAGGTGACAAGGGCCCAGGTAATGATATTGATGTTTTTCTACAGCCTCTAATAGAGAAATTGAAACAAATATGGGagggtattgatgcatttgatgcttttgCTGGACAAAATTTCAAATTGCGTGCAGCTCTTATTTGGACTATCAATAATTTTTctgcatatgctaatttatctggttggagcactaaggggcgtattgcatgtccttcttgtggagattcaaccCATTCGTATTGGTTAAAATATGGAGGAAAGTTCTGTTATATGGGCCATCGTCGGTGGTTAGAAGCAAACCATCCATTTCGATTTCAGAAAGACTTGTTTGATTGTACCATAGAGTTGCGATCTGCCCCTGTTCCACCAACTGGAACTGAAGTCTTCAGACAAATGCATGACACCAATTATATACCGGGTAAGGTCGCCAAATGTTCaaagaagagggggagggagcaTGTTGGCAGCACAAT
This is a stretch of genomic DNA from Phoenix dactylifera cultivar Barhee BC4 chromosome 9, palm_55x_up_171113_PBpolish2nd_filt_p, whole genome shotgun sequence. It encodes these proteins:
- the LOC103700631 gene encoding putative germin-like protein 2-1, which encodes MAARFLFLALLALASSHAIASDPSQLQDFCVADLKSDVLVNGFVCKDPKLAKAEDFFFSGLDKPRDTGNKLGSNVTQVNVNQIPGLNTLGISLARLDFAPYGVNPPHIHPRGTEILTVLEGTLHVGFVTSNNPNNQLFTKVLNKGDVFVFPQGLIHFQFNYGKTNAVAIAGLSSQNPGVITIANAVFGAKPPISDYVLAKAFQLDKKTVDWLQAQFWMDNNN
- the LOC120112025 gene encoding putative germin-like protein 2-1, with the protein product MAAHFLFLALLALASSHAIASDPSQLQDFCVADLESNVLVNGFVCKDPKLAKAEDFFFSGLDKPRDTGNKLGSNVTQVNVNQIPGLNTLGISLARLDFAPYGVNPPHIHPRGTEILTVLEGTLHVGFVTSNNPNNQLFTKVLNKGDVFVFPQGLIHFQFNYGKTNAVAIAALSSQNPGVITIANAVFGAKPPISDYVLAKAFQLDKKTVDWLQAQFWMDNNN